A window from Roseburia sp. 499 encodes these proteins:
- a CDS encoding glycerophosphodiester phosphodiesterase, which produces MKPMVIAHRGASYVAPENTLAAFRAAKEIGADGFETDVQLTKDGKMVIHHNYTIDANSNGSGRISEMTLEELKKFDFGSWKGKEFAGEGIATLEECLEVAKSFKVVNVELKAPVDRSIPYVESVARAIKDAGLTDKIIVSAFDHTLLRDMKKILPELRVGALTLPPMKGNQVFELAEKILPSDKPLYQISPSELTLPSADMIDLDALQIPGKDMGAVAMEQIQSISAIYPGLSFREVQAQLRKQNDLAEYVADLDFKLDYLHCEYHSCLVDPTLVKRVHDLGIGVNPWTPDAEADIQKLIALGVDGIITNRPDLLLGLLGR; this is translated from the coding sequence ATGAAGCCAATGGTAATTGCTCATAGAGGAGCATCCTACGTTGCGCCGGAAAACACTTTGGCTGCGTTTCGTGCTGCAAAAGAAATCGGAGCCGATGGGTTTGAGACGGATGTCCAGCTTACAAAAGATGGAAAAATGGTGATTCATCATAATTATACAATTGATGCCAATTCCAATGGAAGTGGCAGAATTAGTGAAATGACACTGGAAGAACTTAAAAAGTTTGATTTTGGTTCCTGGAAAGGAAAAGAGTTTGCAGGAGAAGGAATTGCTACATTAGAAGAATGTCTGGAAGTTGCAAAATCTTTCAAAGTAGTCAATGTTGAACTTAAGGCACCGGTGGATCGGAGTATTCCATATGTGGAATCTGTTGCCAGAGCAATCAAAGACGCAGGACTTACGGATAAAATTATCGTATCGGCATTCGATCATACTTTGTTACGAGATATGAAGAAGATTTTGCCGGAGCTTAGAGTAGGAGCGTTAACATTGCCGCCAATGAAAGGAAATCAGGTTTTTGAGTTGGCAGAAAAAATCTTGCCGTCGGATAAGCCCTTGTATCAGATTTCTCCTAGTGAATTAACTTTGCCATCGGCAGATATGATTGATTTAGATGCCCTTCAAATTCCCGGAAAGGATATGGGAGCTGTTGCAATGGAACAGATTCAGAGTATTTCTGCAATTTATCCGGGCTTAAGTTTTCGAGAAGTACAGGCACAACTTAGAAAACAAAATGATTTGGCAGAGTATGTAGCAGACTTAGATTTTAAGTTGGATTACCTGCATTGTGAATATCATTCCTGTCTCGTAGACCCAACACTGGTAAAACGGGTGCATGATTTGGGAATAGGCGTGAATCCTTGGACACCGGATGCAGAAGCTGATATACAGAAGCTGATAGCCTTAGGGGTAGATGGAATTATTACGAATAGACCGGACCTTTTACTGGGATTGCTTGGGCGTTAA
- a CDS encoding MFS transporter yields MSQNKISKRGYSTLQLILASFAFGSIMVFWTIYNSYVPLILDEKLGDLGSITLSAATISTLIGFIMAIDNFFGLIFQPLFGKKSDYMRSRYGKRMPYVIVGIVLCSILFVLIPVMGRISGVTGILAMMVVIIAFNFIMSTWRAPCVAIMPDIVPAEYQSEGNAVVNMVSAVFTIVASASAGILGVFGFREAIDGGNYLAVFIFGSIVAVFCLVILLTCVKWVDNRKGAKEEKVHQEKEKRETLRNLNLPADAKRSMFIMMVALFCISGTSDGVGTYFTLYATKLLSLDATTATMIKTVGTLGGVLLAVPAGIAGRKLGRRKTILTGLSIVIVMHVFMFAMPGFAGDYITVLLAACYFIYAGAFIMININTLPIMLSIGGKERFGAFTGYYYFATFTAAVVCPVIMGFVVGMTNYNMIHMIALVMMVVAIFCVFHVHHGEKMIEEEQ; encoded by the coding sequence ATGTCGCAAAATAAAATATCAAAAAGAGGGTATAGTACCCTGCAATTAATTCTGGCAAGCTTTGCATTTGGAAGTATTATGGTGTTCTGGACCATCTATAACAGTTATGTCCCATTGATTCTGGACGAGAAGCTTGGGGATCTTGGAAGCATTACTCTATCCGCAGCTACCATATCTACGCTGATTGGTTTTATTATGGCAATTGATAATTTTTTTGGTCTGATTTTCCAACCGTTATTCGGAAAAAAATCCGATTATATGCGTAGTCGCTATGGAAAGCGTATGCCATATGTTATTGTTGGAATTGTATTATGTTCTATCCTTTTTGTGCTTATTCCGGTTATGGGAAGAATTAGTGGGGTGACAGGAATTCTGGCAATGATGGTGGTTATCATTGCATTTAATTTTATTATGTCTACCTGGAGAGCACCATGTGTAGCCATTATGCCGGACATTGTACCTGCGGAATATCAGAGCGAAGGAAATGCCGTAGTGAATATGGTTTCGGCAGTATTTACTATTGTGGCATCGGCGTCAGCGGGAATTTTGGGAGTTTTCGGTTTTCGGGAAGCAATCGATGGCGGAAATTACCTGGCAGTATTTATCTTTGGTTCTATTGTTGCAGTTTTTTGTCTTGTAATTCTGCTAACTTGTGTAAAGTGGGTGGATAATCGAAAAGGGGCTAAGGAAGAAAAAGTTCATCAGGAAAAGGAGAAACGGGAGACGCTCCGTAATTTGAATCTGCCTGCAGATGCAAAACGCAGTATGTTTATCATGATGGTGGCCTTATTTTGTATTTCAGGTACCAGTGACGGAGTTGGAACATATTTTACTTTATATGCAACAAAGCTTCTTAGTCTGGATGCTACCACAGCAACCATGATTAAGACGGTGGGTACATTGGGAGGCGTTTTGCTTGCAGTTCCGGCAGGGATAGCAGGGCGCAAGTTAGGAAGAAGAAAAACCATTCTGACCGGACTTAGCATCGTAATTGTAATGCATGTGTTCATGTTTGCAATGCCTGGTTTTGCAGGGGATTATATTACCGTGTTACTCGCAGCATGCTATTTTATTTATGCAGGTGCCTTTATTATGATTAATATTAATACTTTACCAATCATGCTTTCAATCGGTGGAAAAGAGCGTTTTGGTGCATTCACCGGATATTACTATTTTGCAACCTTTACAGCGGCAGTGGTTTGTCCGGTGATTATGGGATTTGTTGTAGGTATGACGAACTATAATATGATTCACATGATAGCGTTAGTTATGATGGTAGTTGCTATATTCTGTGTATTTCATGTTCATCATGGAGAGAAAATGATTGAGGAGGAACAATAA
- a CDS encoding DUF5085 family protein translates to MIFSYEPFTMGNVLSKRYFTDKEHILEAEKDFLSEVFSNKEVMVKGPLVYMIEYTFENRILSIWFMLPTANECGSKDKTFKFDSYFGLEQAICCKIYPDELQENSEQIYDKMQEKCKEDGVRMVSPVYFAKNPLEKEGFYSLYAAIV, encoded by the coding sequence ATGATATTTAGTTACGAACCGTTTACAATGGGAAATGTTTTGTCAAAGAGATACTTTACAGATAAAGAACATATATTAGAGGCGGAAAAGGATTTTCTGTCAGAAGTATTTTCAAACAAAGAGGTGATGGTAAAGGGACCGTTGGTATACATGATTGAGTACACTTTTGAAAACAGAATCCTTTCTATCTGGTTTATGCTTCCTACGGCGAATGAGTGTGGTAGCAAAGATAAAACATTTAAGTTTGATAGTTATTTTGGGTTGGAACAGGCAATCTGTTGTAAGATATATCCGGATGAATTGCAGGAAAACTCAGAGCAGATTTATGATAAAATGCAGGAAAAATGTAAGGAAGATGGAGTGAGAATGGTTTCTCCGGTTTATTTTGCCAAAAATCCGTTAGAGAAAGAAGGATTTTATTCTCTCTATGCTGCGATTGTTTAA
- a CDS encoding DUF5085 family protein, which translates to MIVKKKTLAMNNVICAKSTMKQENMGTAALAMRAAIIEKGLYPTGPIVYQKTALENGEHEYKLYVSVNHPVDIKEERGISFIPKLEVQEGLCMRHLSEDDDVEKEYLVLEECARKNHMELEKPFFHICMNVYGETVVDIFAPICEGEKNDI; encoded by the coding sequence ATGATAGTAAAAAAGAAAACGTTAGCAATGAATAATGTGATTTGTGCAAAAAGCACCATGAAGCAGGAGAATATGGGGACAGCAGCATTGGCGATGCGTGCCGCAATCATAGAAAAGGGCCTCTATCCTACCGGCCCCATTGTATATCAGAAAACAGCTTTGGAGAACGGAGAACATGAATATAAATTGTATGTTTCCGTGAATCATCCGGTAGACATCAAAGAAGAAAGAGGAATTTCTTTTATTCCTAAACTTGAGGTACAAGAAGGACTTTGTATGAGACATCTGTCTGAGGATGATGATGTGGAAAAGGAATATCTGGTATTAGAGGAGTGCGCAAGAAAAAATCATATGGAACTGGAAAAGCCATTTTTTCATATTTGTATGAATGTATATGGAGAAACAGTGGTTGATATATTTGCACCGATTTGCGAGGGCGAGAAAAATGATATTTAG
- a CDS encoding T7SS effector LXG polymorphic toxin yields the protein MKIAYRMVANSYDKLTEMLNNQLEIFEELQTAVNEFIELEDLKGESAENIKAYYSELHGEIIRAFKALIYDIDITMYYSNKDFEENIDEGYTPVYESQYIQDKVDTEGKLLEAFETATEELAAERRAVSDIVEIIQNFSDDAVCEEFAETIKYAQTAKEDFEGFNGAHEKDFADAQTAIDNIVSGINRMTALGNVKGIKDSLPEGWNTDEWLQDLREYQISVGDKIENNNWDAVFDYLDAYSDLRTLEAMIESGCNIGVSAVELRNLFKAGLKFELEVSEETGAVIFKITSHFDNAQDLSAALRQLGCGSIKANKLTEMMTDGIKVVDEAGNVINKKALKQLLKSDEFADILKHIKNIEKYVDGNPGALKIGKDIFDVVDVGITVGTDVYDNIYNPTTGKYMQDVEGKSVLDLTTDLGIDLGCDLGLPAAGAAIGTAICPGPGTAIGAGIGTLVDIAATWDWGEPPKSFAGHVKDWTQSGTDAVTNWFSTVFW from the coding sequence CTGCAGAAAATATTAAGGCATATTATAGTGAATTACATGGAGAAATTATCCGGGCATTTAAAGCATTAATATATGATATAGATATCACAATGTATTATTCCAATAAAGATTTTGAAGAAAACATCGATGAAGGATATACGCCTGTTTATGAAAGTCAGTATATACAGGATAAAGTGGATACAGAGGGAAAGTTATTAGAGGCATTTGAAACAGCTACGGAAGAACTTGCAGCAGAACGCCGGGCGGTTTCGGACATTGTGGAAATTATTCAAAATTTTTCCGATGATGCAGTATGTGAAGAATTTGCAGAAACGATAAAATATGCGCAGACCGCGAAAGAAGATTTTGAAGGATTTAATGGAGCGCATGAAAAAGATTTTGCAGATGCACAGACAGCAATAGATAATATTGTATCAGGAATCAATAGAATGACGGCACTTGGTAATGTAAAAGGAATTAAGGATTCGTTACCGGAAGGCTGGAATACGGATGAATGGTTACAGGATTTGCGGGAGTATCAGATAAGTGTAGGAGATAAAATTGAGAATAATAACTGGGATGCGGTGTTTGATTATTTAGATGCATATTCTGATTTAAGAACATTGGAAGCAATGATTGAAAGCGGGTGTAACATAGGAGTTAGTGCAGTAGAGTTGCGTAATTTATTTAAGGCTGGACTCAAGTTTGAATTAGAAGTATCAGAAGAAACAGGGGCAGTTATATTTAAGATAACGTCACATTTTGATAATGCACAAGATTTGTCCGCTGCTTTGCGCCAGCTGGGATGCGGTAGCATAAAGGCAAACAAGTTAACAGAAATGATGACGGATGGCATAAAAGTTGTGGATGAAGCTGGAAATGTAATTAACAAAAAAGCATTGAAACAGTTGCTTAAGTCTGATGAGTTTGCAGATATATTGAAACATATAAAAAATATTGAAAAATATGTAGATGGAAATCCCGGAGCTTTAAAAATAGGAAAAGATATTTTTGATGTAGTAGATGTTGGAATAACTGTTGGTACAGATGTGTATGATAACATATATAATCCAACTACGGGGAAATACATGCAGGATGTAGAGGGTAAATCTGTATTGGATTTGACAACAGATTTAGGCATTGATTTAGGATGTGATTTAGGACTTCCGGCAGCGGGAGCAGCGATAGGAACGGCAATTTGTCCAGGGCCCGGAACGGCAATTGGAGCAGGAATAGGTACACTTGTTGACATTGCTGCTACATGGGACTGGGGAGAACCACCTAAGTCCTTTGCAGGTCATGTGAAAGATTGGACTCAGAGTGGAACGGATGCAGTGACAAACTGGTTTAGCACAGTATTTTGGTAA